Proteins from one Oscillatoria nigro-viridis PCC 7112 genomic window:
- a CDS encoding glycosyltransferase family 2 protein, which translates to MEINQLLFLLIDVVLLAIALILLIPVSVLFLECSAALFSGQGDTAETKAPRPKVAVLIPAYNEAAGIAATISTILPQLTPQDRLLVIADNCTDQTAEIARNCGASAIERQDTQRKGKGYALDFGLQSIESDPPEVVIMVDADCICQPDSIEKLARVAVAEQRPVQATYLMEQPPNPTPKDSISALAFLVKNLVRPSGLKKLGFPSLLTGTGMAFPWSIIRSVSLASSNIVEDMQMSLDLAIAGHPTVFCPEANVTGCLPQQQQAAKSQRTRWEHGHIQTLLTQTPRLTAASVEQKRFDLLAIALDLSVPPLSLLVAIWLAAFAASILAAILGTSPIPAVLLAVQGLLILVSIVSAWAKFGRADISGSTLLSVPFYILWKIPLYLGFLLKRQTKWVRTERDV; encoded by the coding sequence GTGGAAATTAATCAGCTACTCTTCCTATTGATTGATGTTGTGCTATTGGCGATCGCCCTGATCCTTCTAATTCCCGTTTCAGTTCTATTTCTAGAATGCAGTGCAGCTTTATTCTCCGGCCAGGGCGACACAGCGGAAACTAAAGCGCCCCGCCCCAAAGTAGCCGTTTTAATTCCTGCCTACAACGAAGCAGCAGGAATTGCCGCCACCATCTCCACCATATTGCCGCAGCTAACACCTCAAGACCGCCTGTTAGTGATTGCTGACAACTGCACGGATCAGACGGCAGAAATCGCCCGCAACTGCGGTGCAAGTGCGATCGAGCGCCAAGACACACAACGCAAGGGCAAAGGATACGCACTGGATTTCGGCTTGCAGTCGATCGAATCAGACCCCCCCGAAGTAGTCATCATGGTTGACGCAGACTGCATCTGTCAGCCAGACTCTATAGAAAAATTAGCCCGGGTTGCAGTTGCCGAACAAAGACCAGTGCAAGCAACTTATCTCATGGAACAGCCACCAAATCCTACTCCTAAAGATTCCATTTCTGCTTTAGCATTTCTTGTGAAAAACTTAGTCCGTCCCAGCGGATTAAAAAAGTTAGGATTCCCATCATTACTAACAGGTACTGGCATGGCTTTTCCCTGGTCGATAATTCGATCGGTTTCCCTAGCAAGCAGCAATATTGTTGAAGATATGCAGATGAGTTTGGATTTGGCGATCGCCGGACATCCAACAGTATTCTGCCCCGAAGCCAACGTCACCGGGTGTTTGCCGCAGCAGCAGCAAGCAGCTAAAAGTCAAAGAACCAGATGGGAACACGGTCACATACAGACATTGTTAACTCAAACTCCCCGGCTGACAGCAGCTTCTGTCGAGCAAAAACGTTTTGACTTATTGGCGATCGCCCTCGACTTATCCGTCCCTCCCCTATCGCTTTTAGTCGCTATCTGGCTAGCCGCTTTTGCAGCATCCATACTAGCAGCAATTTTGGGAACATCCCCAATTCCAGCCGTCTTGTTAGCAGTACAAGGATTGCTGATTTTAGTTTCCATTGTCAGCGCTTGGGCAAAATTCGGGCGTGCCGATATTTCTGGCTCAACTCTCTTATCTGTACCTTTTTACATCCTTTGGAAAATCCCTTTGTATCTAGGTTTTCTCCTGAAGCGGCAAACCAAATGGGTGCGAACAGAACGCGATGTTTAG
- a CDS encoding alpha/beta fold hydrolase, giving the protein MLRAEAKLTNSLLWHQRVGTQRDWMWRGWQTRYTYLRPDGVRNQDALEFQDSAPEPMAARASGTPIILLHGFGASIGHWRQNLAQLAENQTVYALDLLGFGASQKAPVNYSVSLWVDQVYDFWVTFIREPVVLAGNSIGSLICLAVAAAHPDMVAGTVMIGLPDPSVRAEAVPGWLLPAIEAVESLFVSPIVLRPLFYLARKPSFVRRWVSFAYSNPEAVTDELVEILAGPAGDRGAARAFCALFKAVGSSQFGPSVKTVMRNLTIPMLLIWGKQDRMVPPRFARPHQFVECNPNCVELVELDNAGHCPQDECPEQVNQAILNWMKQNFVPAGKSKLQRC; this is encoded by the coding sequence ATGTTGCGAGCTGAGGCAAAATTGACAAATTCTCTGCTGTGGCACCAACGGGTGGGAACTCAACGAGACTGGATGTGGCGGGGTTGGCAAACTCGCTACACTTATTTGCGGCCCGATGGGGTACGAAATCAAGACGCGCTGGAATTTCAAGATTCTGCGCCCGAACCAATGGCCGCGCGCGCATCGGGAACGCCGATTATTTTACTGCACGGGTTTGGAGCTTCGATCGGTCACTGGCGACAAAATCTCGCCCAACTCGCCGAAAACCAAACCGTTTACGCCTTGGATTTGTTGGGTTTTGGCGCTTCCCAAAAAGCTCCGGTCAATTACTCTGTGTCTTTGTGGGTCGATCAAGTTTATGATTTTTGGGTGACTTTTATCCGAGAGCCGGTCGTCTTGGCAGGAAACTCGATCGGCTCGCTAATTTGTCTGGCCGTAGCCGCTGCTCACCCGGACATGGTGGCCGGCACGGTGATGATCGGCCTCCCAGACCCCTCTGTGCGAGCCGAGGCGGTGCCCGGATGGCTGCTTCCGGCGATCGAAGCGGTTGAAAGTTTGTTTGTTTCTCCGATCGTACTCAGGCCTTTGTTTTATTTGGCCCGCAAGCCTTCCTTTGTCCGTCGCTGGGTTTCCTTTGCCTACTCCAACCCCGAAGCTGTTACCGACGAATTAGTGGAAATTCTAGCAGGGCCTGCGGGCGATCGGGGAGCGGCCCGCGCCTTCTGCGCTTTATTTAAAGCTGTAGGAAGTTCACAGTTTGGCCCCAGTGTCAAGACAGTAATGCGAAATTTAACAATCCCGATGCTGTTAATTTGGGGCAAACAAGACCGGATGGTTCCCCCTCGGTTCGCCCGACCCCACCAATTTGTCGAATGCAATCCCAATTGTGTAGAGCTAGTTGAATTAGATAATGCCGGCCACTGTCCCCAGGATGAATGTCCCGAACAAGTAAATCAAGCAATTTTGAACTGGATGAAGCAGAATTTTGTACCTGCGGGCAAGAGCAAATTGCAGCGCTGTTGA
- a CDS encoding IS5 family transposase (programmed frameshift): MYRKVDPDGTPPESFEFPHGGKLASDNRWVMMAQLIPWSEFEAEYAENFASSIGAPAKSFRIALGALIIKEKLGTSDRETVEQIRENPYLQYFIGLSFYSNEIPFDASLLVHFRQRISVNLVNKVNQKMVKNLRESPTPQPESSKKKPAELNESENQGKLLLDASCASADITYPTDIGILNRTRMQTEKIVDILYESIKDQCLKKPRTYRKKARKDYLAIAKQRRPTQSKKRTAIKKQLQYIKRNLAHIEKLIELGSLLENLSKRQYKLLLVCQEVYRQQSWMYQHKTNRIDDRIVSLTQPHVRPIVRGKAGKATEFGAKISASSCDGYIFLDRISWDNFNESGDLIAQVEAFKEFTGHYPESVHVDQIYRTLSNRAWCKERGIRMSGPPLGRRPAHVSKATKKQAQEDEKARQAIEGKFGQAKRRFNLDRVMAKLDNTSQTTIAIAFLVMNLVAGLLRLLWLFVCQFLLITTGKKATIIKSYILVLQLKEKLKLSVG, encoded by the exons GTGTACCGAAAAGTTGACCCAGACGGCACCCCACCAGAAAGCTTTGAATTTCCTCATGGAGGAAAATTAGCCTCAGACAACCGTTGGGTAATGATGGCCCAATTGATACCGTGGTCAGAATTTGAAGCAGAATATGCTGAAAATTTTGCCTCATCTATAGGGGCACCCGCTAAATCATTTAGGATAGCATTGGGGGCATTAATCATCAAAGAGAAATTGGGAACTAGCGATCGCGAAACTGTAGAACAAATTCGAGAAAACCCTTATCTACAATACTTTATCGGTCTCTCATTCTATAGCAATGAGATTCCATTTGATGCCTCCCTATTGGTTCATTTTCGACAAAGAATCAGCGTCAATCTCGTCAATAAAGTGAACCAAAAGATGGTGAAGAATCTCCGAGAATCCCCGACACCTCAACCTGAATCAAGCAAAAAAAAACCAGCAGAACTAAATGAGAGTGAAAATCAGGGAAAATTATTATTAGATGCAAGTTGTGCTAGCGCAGATATCACCTATCCAACTGACATAGGAATTCTCAATCGAACAAGAATGCAAACCGAAAAAATCGTAGATATCCTCTACGAGTCAATCAAAGACCAATGCCTGAAAAAACCCAGAACCTACCGCAAAAAAGCTCGTAAAGATTACCTAGCGATTGCCAAGCAGCGCCGACCGACGCAGAGCA AAAAAAGAACAGCCATTAAAAAGCAACTGCAATATATCAAAAGAAACCTAGCTCATATTGAGAAATTAATCGAGTTAGGCTCTCTTTTGGAGAACTTGAGTAAGCGACAATATAAACTGCTGCTAGTCTGTCAGGAAGTTTACCGCCAACAATCCTGGATGTACCAACACAAAACAAATAGAATTGACGATAGAATAGTAAGTTTAACCCAACCCCATGTTCGTCCCATAGTTAGAGGAAAAGCAGGAAAAGCCACAGAGTTTGGAGCCAAAATCTCAGCGAGCAGTTGTGACGGGTATATATTTTTAGATCGAATTAGTTGGGATAACTTCAATGAATCAGGAGACTTAATAGCCCAAGTAGAAGCATTTAAAGAATTCACAGGACATTACCCAGAATCAGTTCACGTTGACCAAATTTATCGCACTCTATCGAATAGAGCATGGTGTAAAGAAAGAGGAATTAGGATGAGTGGTCCGCCCTTGGGAAGACGACCAGCCCATGTGAGTAAAGCAACAAAAAAGCAAGCTCAAGAAGATGAGAAAGCTCGTCAAGCTATAGAAGGAAAATTTGGTCAAGCAAAAAGAAGATTTAATCTCGATCGAGTGATGGCTAAACTCGATAATACATCCCAAACAACGATTGCAATTGCTTTTTTAGTTATGAACCTTGTGGCTGGGTTATTGCGGTTATTGTGGCTTTTTGTGTGTCAATTTTTATTAATAACAACTGGAAAGAAGGCAACGATTATCAAAAGTTATATCCTGGTATTACAACTAAAAGAAAAACTTAAGTTGAGCGTAGGCTAG
- the murI gene encoding glutamate racemase, with product MTTDPGQQRIGIFDSGVGGLTVLTQLYRQLPNESILYFGDTARLPYGTRTPSEIVEFVREIMAWLVEQDVKMVIMACNTSSALAMEMVQAEFDIPVLGVILPGAQAAVQQGKRIGVIATPATAASNAYRNAILEMDDSCLVWQVSCPAFVPLVEQNRIHDPYTCEVAREYLAPLIQQRIDTLIYGCTHYPLLAPVLRSLLPAGVTSIDPAVRVVAAAARELELLGLRNAGTALPTRFCVSGPPQQFAQLSVQWLGCTPAVEKISLPTVVRSEAGRKPSPVSLESAE from the coding sequence ATGACAACAGACCCTGGACAACAAAGAATCGGTATTTTTGACAGCGGCGTGGGCGGTTTGACTGTTTTGACCCAGTTGTACCGACAATTGCCCAACGAATCGATACTTTATTTTGGAGATACGGCGAGGCTGCCTTACGGCACTCGCACGCCGTCAGAAATTGTGGAGTTTGTCCGCGAAATTATGGCTTGGTTGGTGGAACAGGATGTGAAAATGGTGATTATGGCCTGCAACACCAGTTCTGCTTTGGCGATGGAGATGGTGCAGGCTGAATTTGATATCCCGGTGCTGGGAGTAATTCTGCCGGGGGCGCAGGCTGCGGTGCAGCAAGGCAAGCGGATCGGGGTCATCGCAACTCCTGCTACGGCTGCTAGCAATGCTTATCGAAATGCGATTTTGGAGATGGACGATTCTTGCCTGGTGTGGCAGGTTAGCTGTCCGGCTTTTGTGCCGCTGGTGGAGCAAAACCGGATTCACGACCCTTATACTTGTGAGGTGGCTCGGGAATATTTGGCTCCTTTGATTCAGCAGCGCATCGATACGCTGATTTACGGCTGCACTCATTATCCCCTGTTGGCTCCTGTGCTTCGATCGCTTTTGCCTGCTGGGGTGACTTCGATCGATCCTGCGGTACGGGTGGTGGCTGCTGCTGCCAGAGAATTGGAGCTTTTGGGGCTGCGGAATGCTGGTACTGCGCTACCGACTCGTTTTTGCGTGAGCGGCCCCCCGCAGCAGTTTGCCCAGTTGTCGGTGCAGTGGCTCGGTTGTACTCCTGCTGTTGAGAAAATATCCCTGCCGACAGTTGTACGTAGCGAAGCGGGGCGTAAGCCATCGCCCGTATCGCTCGAATCTGCCGAATAA
- a CDS encoding IS5 family transposase: MSYKQVKNLEPTEFKRLCGVTPATFEQMVKVVAAEKVLAKKSGRPSKLSIEDQVLMTLEYWREYRTHFHIGVSWGLDETNVLRNIRKVENILIKSGLFNVGGKKKAKEIDSETELLAVDVAEHEVERPKKKQKRYYSGKQKCHTVKSQVLVNQKTKEIICIAVSQGKVHDFRIWKESQIDLGKKTELLADKGYQGIDKIHPHSRTPIKKTKKKPLSKEQKQFNKILAKERIVVEHLHRRLKIFRLLSSRYRNRRRRFGLRINLIAGIYNYELYLSSQQAIA, translated from the coding sequence ATGAGTTACAAACAAGTTAAGAATCTAGAGCCTACAGAGTTCAAACGTTTATGTGGTGTCACTCCAGCAACATTTGAGCAAATGGTAAAAGTAGTGGCGGCGGAAAAAGTTTTAGCAAAAAAGAGCGGCAGACCTAGTAAATTAAGCATTGAGGATCAAGTGTTAATGACCTTAGAGTACTGGCGGGAGTATCGCACTCATTTTCATATAGGAGTAAGCTGGGGATTGGATGAAACAAATGTGCTCAGAAATATCAGAAAGGTTGAAAATATATTAATTAAGTCAGGATTATTTAATGTGGGCGGTAAGAAAAAAGCAAAAGAGATAGATTCAGAGACAGAATTACTAGCGGTGGATGTTGCAGAACATGAGGTAGAAAGACCAAAAAAAAAACAGAAGAGATATTACAGTGGCAAGCAAAAGTGCCATACAGTGAAATCACAAGTATTGGTAAATCAAAAAACGAAAGAAATTATCTGTATCGCAGTCAGTCAAGGGAAGGTACACGATTTTAGAATCTGGAAAGAAAGTCAGATAGACCTCGGAAAAAAGACAGAACTATTAGCAGATAAGGGATATCAGGGGATTGACAAGATTCATCCTCACAGCCGAACTCCCATCAAAAAGACTAAGAAAAAGCCTTTAAGTAAAGAGCAAAAGCAATTCAATAAGATCTTAGCAAAAGAAAGAATTGTTGTTGAGCATCTTCATAGAAGATTAAAGATATTCAGGCTTCTCTCGTCGAGATATAGAAATCGAAGACGGAGATTTGGGTTAAGGATTAATTTAATTGCAGGAATTTACAATTATGAGCTGTATTTATCATCACAACAGGCAATCGCTTGA
- a CDS encoding polysaccharide biosynthesis protein has product MKSAFNQREVFEGASKAEIIERIQQLVPPGSPEPQDPQILAALQTLTAQLIAAYQADGQLESEPFSDVRGRTIHLYASAVSSKIKGKSILITGGEGCVGRFLIEKLLELGATKIISADNARCQNPEENLPLFTRQGGVTFYAADIRNFEALKHIFEVEKPEIVFHLAAQRQPGLAEIKIRETVTTSLLGCKHVIQLCEEYGVEHCIFSSTGKTSRYFTTEVYAASKKFAEWQFAKAAQEGDVTYGMVRFTHMLENSLFCEQMSKKVEQGKTVNVHAPHRYVTAQNLFEAVHLLLNSLIVSVPGKLKFVAVSNLGWPTETLEVALYKILESGKNLPIYFQGLLPGYEEPFFLGQFDWKKPTDIHLLINVLEDPFRSVNDAGDMVSVELAPFSLRVLDKQVSKLESLIIDPDFPEVQIKHALVAAEKEVIASSFAWSAPEDLLKILQWGINPKKLQGYGTEIADYSEIIELLLQGICGRLNQEVLHSAGVRADEFDDLVESLSTLDSIQAEVGYLRSVSRYLREFAPPAQFTTKKSEPVAIPDAA; this is encoded by the coding sequence GTGAAGAGTGCATTTAACCAAAGAGAAGTGTTTGAAGGTGCCAGCAAAGCGGAAATAATCGAGCGCATCCAGCAGCTAGTTCCCCCCGGTTCCCCGGAACCCCAAGATCCACAAATCCTCGCGGCATTACAAACTCTCACCGCACAGCTAATCGCAGCCTATCAAGCGGACGGACAATTAGAAAGCGAACCTTTTAGCGACGTGCGGGGTCGCACCATTCATCTATACGCATCCGCAGTCAGTAGCAAAATCAAAGGAAAAAGCATCCTCATTACCGGTGGAGAAGGATGTGTCGGTCGTTTCTTAATCGAAAAACTCCTTGAATTAGGCGCAACGAAAATCATTTCCGCAGACAACGCCCGATGTCAAAACCCCGAAGAAAATCTCCCGCTTTTTACCAGACAAGGTGGAGTAACTTTCTATGCCGCCGACATTCGCAACTTCGAGGCGCTGAAACACATATTTGAGGTAGAAAAACCAGAAATTGTTTTTCACCTAGCAGCCCAACGCCAACCCGGACTAGCTGAAATCAAAATTCGAGAAACAGTTACAACCAGTCTATTAGGATGTAAACACGTCATCCAACTCTGCGAAGAATACGGCGTAGAACACTGCATCTTCTCTTCTACAGGCAAAACATCTCGATATTTTACAACCGAAGTTTACGCCGCCTCGAAGAAGTTTGCCGAATGGCAATTTGCCAAAGCAGCTCAAGAAGGAGATGTCACTTACGGGATGGTTCGCTTTACTCATATGTTGGAAAATAGCTTGTTCTGCGAGCAAATGTCCAAAAAAGTAGAGCAAGGTAAAACAGTCAACGTTCACGCTCCCCACCGCTACGTAACTGCTCAAAATCTTTTTGAAGCCGTACATTTATTGCTGAATTCTCTGATTGTGTCCGTTCCCGGAAAACTGAAATTTGTTGCTGTAAGTAATCTCGGTTGGCCGACAGAAACCTTGGAAGTAGCTCTTTATAAAATTCTTGAATCCGGCAAAAATCTGCCGATTTATTTTCAAGGACTTTTGCCGGGATACGAAGAACCTTTTTTCCTGGGACAGTTTGACTGGAAAAAACCTACAGACATTCACCTCCTAATCAATGTGTTGGAAGATCCTTTTAGAAGTGTTAACGATGCTGGCGACATGGTGAGTGTAGAATTAGCTCCTTTTTCTTTGCGCGTGTTAGATAAACAAGTGTCGAAGCTGGAAAGCCTAATCATCGATCCAGATTTCCCCGAAGTGCAAATCAAGCACGCTCTTGTGGCAGCGGAAAAAGAAGTGATTGCTTCCTCTTTTGCGTGGAGTGCCCCTGAAGACTTGTTGAAGATTTTGCAGTGGGGAATCAATCCCAAGAAATTGCAAGGTTACGGAACGGAAATCGCTGACTATAGCGAGATTATCGAACTCCTCCTGCAAGGAATCTGCGGGCGGCTTAACCAAGAAGTCTTGCACAGTGCTGGAGTTAGGGCAGATGAGTTTGATGACTTAGTTGAGAGTCTTTCTACCCTGGATTCTATTCAAGCAGAAGTGGGGTATTTGCGATCGGTGTCGAGATATCTCAGAGAATTTGCACCCCCCGCACAGTTCACAACCAAAAAATCTGAACCTGTTGCTATCCCCGATGCAGCGTAG
- a CDS encoding NYN domain-containing protein: MSLYVSQAVLLVDGYNIIGLWPRLREKRDRDELETARRELIEVLVNYSAVQDFEARLVFDAHYRDTPGVKEIITKNLSVHYTDFGQTADTYIEKSCASLRYELRSVKGKGRMIVATSDRAQQLTVVGYGAEWMSAEQLAADVESTARRSERRHKSRKQNSSRFLASSLDPESQQRLAKLRMGLH; this comes from the coding sequence ATGTCACTCTATGTATCACAAGCAGTTTTACTTGTAGACGGCTATAACATAATTGGACTTTGGCCTCGACTCCGAGAGAAGCGCGATCGCGACGAACTCGAAACAGCTCGCCGCGAGTTGATTGAGGTTTTAGTTAACTACAGCGCCGTTCAAGATTTTGAGGCTCGACTGGTGTTTGACGCGCACTATCGAGATACTCCCGGCGTTAAAGAAATTATTACTAAAAATTTATCGGTGCACTACACTGACTTCGGTCAGACAGCAGATACTTATATTGAAAAATCTTGTGCTAGTTTGCGCTACGAGTTGCGATCGGTCAAAGGCAAAGGCCGCATGATTGTCGCCACCTCAGACCGAGCGCAGCAATTGACCGTAGTTGGCTACGGTGCCGAATGGATGTCCGCCGAACAACTAGCGGCTGACGTAGAATCCACCGCCCGCCGCAGCGAGCGCCGGCACAAATCCCGCAAACAAAATTCCAGTCGCTTTCTCGCCAGTTCCCTCGATCCGGAATCTCAGCAGCGCCTCGCCAAGTTGAGAATGGGGCTGCATTAG
- the infC gene encoding translation initiation factor IF-3: MPVIERRQNRNLPQINENIRYPKIRVIDTDGAQLGILTPAEALRLAEEKELDLVLVSDKADPPVCRVMDYGKYKFEQEKKAREAKRKQHTADVKEVKMRYKIEEHDYQVRLKLADRFIKSGDKVKATIMFRGREIQHSNLAEDLLKRMATDLQEIAEVQQAPKKEGRSMMMLLSPKKV; the protein is encoded by the coding sequence ATGCCTGTGATTGAAAGAAGACAAAATCGCAACCTACCCCAGATCAACGAAAATATTCGATACCCCAAAATCCGGGTAATCGATACCGACGGCGCGCAACTAGGGATATTGACGCCTGCAGAAGCGCTGCGCCTCGCAGAAGAAAAAGAACTCGATCTCGTACTTGTCAGCGACAAAGCTGACCCGCCCGTATGCCGGGTAATGGACTATGGGAAGTACAAATTCGAGCAGGAAAAGAAAGCGCGAGAAGCAAAGCGGAAGCAGCACACTGCCGATGTTAAAGAAGTGAAGATGCGCTACAAAATTGAAGAACACGACTACCAAGTGCGTCTTAAACTAGCAGACCGCTTTATCAAATCAGGGGACAAAGTAAAAGCCACGATCATGTTCAGAGGTCGGGAAATCCAACACAGCAACCTAGCAGAGGACTTGCTTAAGCGCATGGCCACAGATTTGCAGGAAATCGCAGAAGTGCAGCAAGCCCCCAAAAAAGAAGGACGCAGTATGATGATGCTGCTGTCGCCGAAAAAAGTATAA
- a CDS encoding N-acetylmuramoyl-L-alanine amidase yields the protein MKFHWLLPSFLSVFLLAGAAEAARLQSWRFDASENRLYITTEGGVQPKAQLIFNPMRLVIDLPGTSLGRPSVSKPLSGAIESVRVGQFDDDTTRIVVEIKDGFTIDPQQVKFRGISPSEWTVDLPTPVRGETQNPISEPGGERLSIEPSASQAQSAEATVVQNVQVTADGFLVRTAGGRPQINFEQSRAGDIATLDIEGASLAPGLSSQQPQTNGKHGVDKIEVRQLPTDPPVTRVTLRMKNSNTQWRASVSNLGGVVLLPGSVRQPSVARSLTVAPPARQAQGNLARVQSIDLASNGTQLVVRTDRQVSYTSGWDQGSRAYWIRIASSVLTGEIPQLDANSPVSFTASQEDAETVVIWVQPRSGVEVGRVTRPNPQLLSLQLRSNASAQQPLTRTPNVQPLPRRTFGTEDLPQASNRRAVVAIDPGHGGRDPGAVGIQGIQEKEIVLDISFQVARLLEQQGVQAVMTRTDDSEIDLEPRVSLAERVNATLFVSIHANAINMSRPDISGIETYYFNNGEDLARVIHGSILQGTGATDRRVRQARFYVLRKTSMPSVLVEVGFVTGAEDAAKLSDPAYRSQMAASIARGILLYLQQR from the coding sequence GTGAAATTCCACTGGCTACTACCGAGTTTCTTAAGTGTATTTTTGCTCGCCGGAGCCGCCGAAGCAGCTAGACTGCAATCTTGGCGGTTTGATGCTTCAGAGAACCGGCTTTACATTACAACAGAGGGGGGAGTACAACCCAAGGCTCAACTGATTTTCAACCCGATGCGGTTGGTAATCGACTTGCCGGGGACGAGTCTGGGTCGTCCCTCGGTCAGCAAACCGCTCTCAGGGGCGATCGAATCGGTGCGGGTAGGGCAGTTTGACGACGATACCACCAGAATTGTGGTCGAGATCAAAGACGGGTTTACTATAGACCCTCAGCAAGTAAAATTCCGGGGTATTTCTCCGAGCGAGTGGACAGTGGATTTGCCAACGCCGGTGCGGGGAGAAACTCAAAATCCGATTTCAGAGCCAGGGGGAGAAAGGTTATCGATTGAACCTTCAGCATCCCAAGCCCAGTCGGCCGAGGCGACTGTAGTTCAGAACGTTCAGGTGACGGCGGACGGTTTTTTAGTCCGCACTGCGGGCGGTCGCCCCCAAATTAATTTTGAACAAAGTCGGGCCGGGGACATCGCCACCCTCGATATTGAAGGAGCTAGCTTAGCTCCGGGCCTAAGCAGCCAACAGCCTCAAACGAACGGCAAGCACGGGGTTGACAAGATTGAAGTCCGGCAACTGCCAACAGACCCGCCCGTTACCCGCGTGACTTTGCGGATGAAGAATTCTAATACTCAGTGGCGGGCGTCTGTGAGCAATTTGGGCGGGGTTGTGCTATTGCCTGGAAGTGTAAGACAGCCCTCGGTTGCCCGCAGCCTGACTGTAGCTCCTCCGGCCAGACAAGCTCAAGGAAATTTAGCGAGAGTTCAGTCCATTGATTTAGCCAGTAACGGCACGCAACTCGTGGTCAGAACTGACCGCCAAGTCTCCTACACCAGCGGGTGGGATCAGGGGTCGAGAGCTTACTGGATCAGGATCGCCTCTAGTGTCCTGACAGGCGAAATTCCTCAGCTCGATGCCAACAGTCCTGTATCGTTTACTGCCAGCCAAGAAGATGCGGAGACTGTGGTGATTTGGGTGCAGCCGCGGTCGGGGGTAGAGGTAGGCAGGGTGACGAGACCGAACCCGCAGTTGCTGTCTTTGCAGTTACGATCGAATGCTAGCGCGCAGCAGCCTTTGACTCGCACTCCCAATGTGCAGCCTTTGCCGAGAAGGACTTTCGGAACCGAGGATTTGCCCCAAGCTTCTAACCGCCGCGCCGTAGTAGCGATCGATCCTGGCCACGGTGGCCGCGATCCGGGGGCAGTCGGGATTCAAGGCATTCAGGAGAAGGAGATTGTTTTGGATATCTCTTTTCAGGTGGCGAGGCTGCTGGAACAGCAGGGGGTGCAGGCGGTGATGACTCGGACTGATGACAGCGAAATCGACCTGGAACCCAGAGTTTCTTTGGCGGAACGGGTGAATGCTACTTTGTTTGTCAGCATTCACGCTAATGCGATTAATATGAGTCGGCCGGATATCAGTGGGATTGAGACTTATTATTTCAATAACGGGGAAGATTTGGCCAGGGTGATTCACGGCAGTATTTTGCAGGGGACGGGGGCGACTGACCGCCGAGTGCGGCAGGCGAGATTTTACGTTTTGAGGAAGACTTCTATGCCTTCTGTTTTGGTGGAGGTGGGTTTTGTCACGGGTGCTGAAGATGCTGCTAAGCTTTCTGACCCAGCTTACCGCAGTCAAATGGCGGCTTCGATCGCTCGCGGCATTTTACTTTATCTTCAACAAAGATAA